Genomic window (Salvelinus alpinus chromosome 13, SLU_Salpinus.1, whole genome shotgun sequence):
GACATTGACTTTGCTGGGGTCGATGTCCAGCATCTTCACGTTGGCCAGAACCACAACACTGAAGGCTTCGTTGATCTCCCACATGGCAATGTCCTCCTTCTTTAGCCCTGCAGCTGCCAGGACCTGAGGACCATAAaaatttacatttatttatttaaatttcacacttattttaccaggtagacTGAGAATACATGATCATTTACAGCAAATATGTGCTGTCATTCAATTAAATTGAACAAAGACGGATGCTTTTTTCACCGCGAGAAGCTATATTCATGAGTCATGTTACTGTCCCGATCTCTGATAACCCATATCATCTAAAAGGTACAGTGATGAGACCCACAAGTTACTTGAAACAACCACTACAGCAGTCGTTTTGTTAAAgggacatacatttttttttttatcatataGTTCTCCAGCACTATCcccaacattaacatactgtatgagAAAATGGcaggtttctatgttttgtagtcaaAAAGATAAAGGAAGATACATTTTTCCAATGGCATCATCAGGTATGCATCATGTGACTTCAACCAATGATGAGTAGGCATTGCCTACGACTgggtaaaaatgtatttgtactaCAAAACATAAAAATGCtgtattttcacatatgttgatatTGGCGGTAGAGCTTGAGATGAATAGGGAGTTTAGAAATTTCCCATTAACACTCAGACTCACCTTTGGTATAGCAAAGGCAGGAGCGATGGGGAAATCAATGGGAGCAGTAGCTGCATCTGCAAAAGCTGGAAAATGAAGACATTTTATTTAAAAGGAGCAACATGTAATATTTCAGCCATCATTTTGCATCTTGATCATAATCCAAAAAACACAATTTTCAGGTACGTGAAGAAGTTTTATATTACTAATGTTTTTGCTATTGTGGTCAACATCGCTATTGAGACTCTATTGTAATACAGGAAGTTGTAGAGACAACAGCTGGACCAGCTAGCTGCGGTAACAACTGATTAGCAGCATCACGCGGCATTCTAAAAATTACTGGTATGTGATTGACATTTGGTTTTAGTTGCAGGTGGAAATTTGACATGTATAACCTTTAAAACtatatcggggggggggggggggcattgtaGTGGGTATGGCCAATGGCACGGTTTTAGAGGCCCTCTTGGCAGCAAAGAAAACATTTAGCTGTTTCAAAGCAAATTTCCTGGAaatatacacattttgccatagcttATGCCTTGTTCTTAGGCTACCGGAGTGACTCCAAACATAACATCAAAATTGGGAGGCCCCATGTCATGCTATTTTTAGAATTTTAGATTCTCCCCgactgtctagtttttattttggtgattataagaacttacaaaaaaatatattgctATTATCTTTCCTACATAATTTATATCTGGTTTAAATTGTGTAAGTTTACACAAACGTTTTTACAATCCCACAGTGGCGGCCACGATTTAGCAGCGGCAGTGCGCAGTGGCTAAATGCATAAAGGGGAAATACTGCTCTTTATAAAGCTTATCAATTTAACCTGAATTGTAAAATgaatagcagatttttaaagtgttattaaaagctgcaatatgtaactttttgggcgaccggaccaaattcacatagaaatgtgagttatagatctgtcactctcattgaaagcaagtctaagaagcagtagatctgttctacatGCGCCATTTCTATGCTTTAATTtattgattacattttttaaacagtGCAGTGAAGtcgctcaacatttacattacagtcAGTCATCTAGCAGACACTCCCATCCAGAACGACCAAcaggagcaaccagggtcaagcGCCCCGCCCAAGAGCACATGgacagatctcccaccaagtCAAATCGGGGACCCTGTCAGGATTCACCTAGCGGTCATGATTTGGGGCTgtacaaatgtttgatgtattagaataattgattatgcttatgttatattaatagaaggggaggggttataagacccctccctccttacatttatagggtcctagactactgattaacaatatatatattcattatatagtTTTAGAATTGGTCCACAGTTGtttgctctttctttctctctcttataaAGAAGACCCCTCTTAGAAATGTGTGactgagacagaactctgcaggggggTGTGTGAGATAAGAGACTACTCAaacattccacaataaatcaaCTTTGGGGAGGGGACAATTATTGCCTAGCTTTTAGATAAACACTGAAACTCTATGTTTGTACAGCTATGGAGTCAGGGTTTTGGTCTCAGGAGTAAAAAGGTAATGACGTAGTCACTGACATCACTAAGCCGGGACTTCggtttaataaaacaacttgagaccttttgtttgatgcagaacttactcagaaacatgcgtgctatgttcctgtttgtcaacttctgtctgcaattgcattaataaaggtttttgaatgatttaattaaagatattgtcataatgctaatttcaccaatgaaccaATGATTGACAAAGGATGTAGGGAATGAACCTTAACAACCCGAACCAGCGACATCTCAGCCACCGGCCTAAGCTCCCAACCATCAAAGAGCCCCCCGCCAGGCCAGCAACCATCGAAGAGCCCCCCACAACTCCCctgagagctgcccctcaaccatccaagacccctCCACAGTCCCCCCCGAAACAGAGTGTATACGCGTGGCATCAGTCTCAGGCAAACAGGCATTGGATGTAACAGTGTTCCTTTTTAgtgtcgtttaaaaaaaaaaaaaaaaaaaaaaagaaaagtttaCTTTCATCTTTGACCttttgcattcggaaagtattcagaccccttcactttatccacattgttactttacatccttaatctaaaatggatgaaatttgtTTCccctcaatttacacacaataccccataatgacaaaacaaaaacagatttttagaatttttaaaacataaaaaaaacatggaaatatcacatttacataagtattcagaccctttacccagtactttgctgaagcacctttggcagcaattacagcctcgatttttcttgggtattacgctacaagcttgacaccctggtatttggggagtttctcccattcttatctgcagatcctctcaagctctgtcaggtaggatggggagcgtcgctgcacagctattttcaggtttctccagagatgttagatcggattcaagtccaggctctggctgggccactcaaggacattcagagacttgtcccgaagccactcctgtgttgtcttggctgggtgcttagggtcgttgtcctgttggaaggtgaaacttcaccCCAGTCGATCCTgagcaggttgtcatcaaggatctctgtacttttctccaatcatctttccctcgatcctgactagtctcccagtccctgccgctgaaaaacatccaccacagcatgatgctgccaccaccatgcttcaccgtagggatggtgccaagtttcctccggacgttacacttggcattcaggccaaagagatcaatctTAGTTTCACCAGatcaaagaatcttgtttctcatggtctgagtcctttaggtgccttttggcaaaatgcaagcaggctgtcatgtgccttttactgagagtTGCTTCCgtgtggccactctaccataaaggcctgattggtggagcgctgcagagatgggagaaccttccagaaggataaccatctccacagaggaactctggagctgtgtCAGGTTCgggttctcccttctccctcgattgcgcagtttggccgggcgaccagctatAGGATGAGTCTTGGTTGTTTaaagttcttccatttaagaatgatgaggccactgtgttcttggggaccttcaatgatgctgaaatgttttggtagcctTTCTCAGATCtgcgcctcgacacaatcctgtctcggagctctacagacaattccttccacctaaTGGCtaggtttctgctctgacatgcactgtcaactgtgggaccttataaagaaaGGTGTgcccctttccaaatcatgtccaatcaattgaatttaccacaggtagaatacaatcaagttgttgaaatctcaaggattatcaatttAAACAGCATGCACCTAAGCTCAACTTCCAGTGTCATAGAAAAGGGTCGAATACTTTGGTAAATAAGgtacatgtttttaaatgttattacatttgcaaacatttctaaaaacctgtttttgctttgtcattatggggtattgtgtgtagattgatgagggaaaaaaagaattgatacattttagaataagtctaatgtaacaaaatgtggaaaaagtcaatgggtctgaatacttgccgAATGCATTGTACAACATTTTTGGttaatgaaaatatgttttgatggcacaatgattctctacactaaacttgcttgttttgtcacataaactgaaattaagtgaactattagaattttatcaACCAGagggatttctgcatattgcatctTTAAGGTGAAAGTTCATGATGTTCCTGGGAATCCCCCTGGATTGTTCTCTACAAAGACACTATGTGCCATAGCATTATGTAACTACAGTGTAATGGGCtacgtgggggggggggtgtcttacAGACGATCCTGGCCAATGGAGTGACGCCGAGTCTCTTTGCCGCGTCGACAGTCATGAGAACCAGAGCGGCGGCCCCGTCGTTCAGCGTGCTGGCATTGGCTGCAGTAACCGTGCCTGGAATCCAAATCACCAATCAGAATCAACTTAATCTGCCCACAGAGGTTTGTCTCAAGCACATCAGCGAGTGTTTGAGTCGGTCTCGGTCCTTATGCAAATACCTTTCACAGTAGTTTAACTTCTGAAGACGTTTTCTTTATGCCCATTATCATGGATTACCTTGGGCTACCATGAAAAAAGGATATCGACCCAAGCGTTGAAAAAACAGACATCTATTTTTGGCTTTCTGTAAGCTCAGATGCCCTCCTACTCAGTAATATATAAGCAAATATGCAGCAGACACCAGTTCAGAGGCCTATCAACTAGGACACTTACCATTCTCCTTCTGGAACACTGCTCTCAGTTTGGGGACTTTGCTGAAGTCCACACGCCTCCACTCCTCATCCTCTGACACTACCACATCAGGCTTGCCTGCAGAGGAACAACATTATGTGAGCTACATGCATCTGACCACTGATAATAAGCCTATGGATAAACATGGTAACATGGTTTGGTTTAGTTTATTTAGTTACACATTAGTTATTGAGGTTATATGTTACAAGATACCATCCTTTACCTCTCTGGGGGATGCTAACGGGGACAATTTCTTTCGCAAGCACTCCTGATTCATATGCTGCTTTGCTGCGGCTGTATGAGCTGATGGCGTAGTCATCCTGCTCCTCCCTGCTGATCTGGCTGTTCTTGGCTGTGTTTTCTGCACAGTTTCCCTACACATTAAATTCCATTAAAACACATTATATTCTCTTCAAAAGTCAAGAACTCAACTACTAACCATTGCTTACTCTGTCTCCAAATGAATGGAAATAATAATGTCCGGACAACTGCCAGCAAGAACACCAACACATACACTCCTATAGAGAACATTTGCTCTATTTAAATATTTAATACACAGTGATAAAATACCATGTGGAATTTGTTGTAGACGTCAGTGAGGCCGTCCTTTACGATGAGGTCCTCCATCCTCACGCCTCCGTAGGATGGAGTGTCCCTAGTCATCACATAGGGGACATTGGACATACTCTCCATACCGCCTGCCACCATCACATCCTGACACAGTCAGAGTTAGTGGGACAAACAAAAATGAAAGCAACCAGATTTGTTTCTCAGCAAAAACCTGAACACTTTTTAGGAGATTATTCCTATGTTACATGATGCAACACTTTCCATAGAAAAATAATGGGCTTATTAGATAAAGATTAACGACATGGTTATATTTGTCACAATGACCATCACCGGACATCTGTAATCTGTGAGTGCAATGCCACCAGGGTTTTAATCTTGTTTATGTAGTAAAATCCAGTGTTCTTCCATGGAGTGTTGGGCCTCATAGGCATACCTACCATAATGTTTTGGCAAACTGAGTAACAGTGATATTGCAGATGATCAGAGCAGGGGGTAATAGCAGCTAAGTCTGGTGTCAAGTCATGTTATGGTAACACAGTGAGCTGTTATGTTACTGTACCTGGTGTCCACACATCAGACTCTGGGCAGCCAGCATGATAGACTTCATTCCAGAGGCACAGACTTTGTTGATTGTTGTTGCTGGAGTGGAGAGGGACAGCCCTGGGGGGGTAAGTAGCAGTCGATTAGCACACCTGAtaatgtggtgtgtgtatgtgtgtgtgtttctaaacaTACCTGCACCAAGCAGGGCTTGTCTTGTAGGGGCCTGTCCTTCCCCAGCCTGCAGTACATTTCCCATGTAGACCTCCTTCACCTCCTCAACTGGGATACCTGGCCACCATCACACAATATACATACCCATACAGATAAAACAAATTAACTGTGCCGTTAACACCTCCTTTCAGATGAAATGTACAATGTTTTACTAGCCTAACTGTGGTACAGTGCTGTATACTGTCTACCGATTAAGtcagttcaattatttgaattccatttttttttgtgagctcaatgcgcacattgaggagtttctctagagataaatcatgtgcgtgtgtatttgtcatatacactaccattcaaaagtttgggggtcACGTAgacatgtccttgtttttttaaagaaaagcacattttaataacatcaaattgatcagaaatacagtgtagacattgtcaatgttgtaaatgactattgtagctggaaacagctgatttttaatagaatatctacataggcgtacatagacccattattttacatttacatttaagtcatttagcagacgctcttatccagagcgacttacaaattggtgcattcaccttatgatatccagtggaacaaccactttacaatagtgcatctaactcttttaaggggggggggggggggttagaaggattactttatcctatcctaggtattccttaaagaggtggggtttcaggtgtctccggaaggtggtgattgactccgctgacctggcgtcgtgagggagtttgttccaccattggggtgccagagcagcgaacagttttgactgggctgagcgggaactgtacttcctcagaggtagggaggcgagcaggccagaggtggatgaacgcagtgcccttgtttgggtgtagggcctgatcagagcctgaaggtacggaggtgccgttcccctcacagctccgtaggcaagcaccatggtcttgtagcggatgcgagcttcaactggaagccagtggagagagcggaggagcggggtgacgtgagagaacttgggaaagttgaacaccagacgggctgcggcgttctggatgagttgtaggggtttaatggcacaggcagggagcccagccaacagcgagttgcagtaatccagacgggagatgacaagtgcctggattaggacctgcgccgcttcctgcgtgaggcagggtcgtactctgcgaatgttgtagagcatgaacctacaggaacgggtcaccgccttgatgttagttgagaacgacattatcagcaaccatcactcctgtgttccaatggcacgttgtgttagctaatctaagtttaGCATtttgaaaaggctaattgatcattagaaaaccaattatgttagcacagctgaaaactgttgttctgattaaagaagcaatacaactggccttctttaggcaagttgagtatctgaagcgtcagcatttgtgggttcgattacaggctcaaaatggccagaaacaaagaactttcttctgaaactcttcagtccattcttgttctgagaaatgaaggctattccaagcGAGAAATTGTCAGGacactgaagatcttgtacaacgctgtgtactactcccttcacagaacagcgcaaactggctctaaccagaatagaaagagtgggaggccccggtgcacaactgagcaagaggacaagtacattagagtgtttcgtttgagaaacagacgcctcacaagtcctcaactggcagtttcattaaatagtacccgcaaaacaccagtctcaacgtcaacagtgaagaggggaCTCAGGGATGCTGACCTTATAGGCAGagatcctctgtccagtgtctgtgctattttgccaatcttaatcttttatttttattggccagtctgagatatggctttttctttgcaactctgcctggaaggccagcatcccggagtcgcctcttcactgttgacgttgatactggtgttttgagtttcagaagaaaggtctttgacTCTGGCCTTTTTGagactgtaatcgaacccactaaTGCTGATTTGAAGGCGAtctaataaacccccacttccttccattctgctagcaaaagcgcaatctttggagaataaaatagatTACCTACacgcaagattaaactaccaacgggacattcaaaactgtaatatcttacccTTCACAGAGTCGTGGTTGAACGAGGACACTATCAAcacacagctggctggttatacgctgtaccggcgggatagaacagcggcgtctggtaagacaaggggcggcgggcTATGTACTttcgtaaacaacagctggtgcacgatatctaaggaagtctcgagctattgctcgcctgaggtaaagtatctcatgataagctgtagaccacactacctactgagagagtttatctgtattttttgttgcTATTTACATACCACCAGTCAGAGGCAGGCacaaagacagcattgaatgagctgtattccgccataagcaaacaagaaaacgtttatccagaggcggcgctcctagtagccagggactttaatgcagggaaccttaaatccgttttaccaaatttctatcagcatgttaaaatgtgcaaccagaggatttttttttttaactctggaccacctacacacacaaagctctcccttgccctccacttggcaaatctgaccaaaattctatcctcctgattcctgcttacaagcaaaaacgaaagcaggaagcaccactgACTAGATCAATAAGAAAAGTGGACAGAAAgaagatgctaaactacaggactgttttgctagcacagactggaatatgttccgggattcctccgatggcattgaggagtacaccacattaggtcattggcttcatcaataagtgcatcgatgacgtcgtccctacAGTGAGTGTACgttcataccccaaccagaagctatggattacaggtaacatccacactgagctaaaggctagagctgccgctttcaaggagcaggactctaacacggaagcttataagaaatcccgctatgccctccgatgaaccatcaaacaagcaaagcgtcaatacaggactaagatcgaatcatgcTACACCGGCTCTTAcgttcgtcggatgtggcagggcttgcaaagcactacagactacaaagggaaacacatcCGAGAGCtccccagtgacacaagcctaccagacgagcaaaactacttctatgctcgcttcgaggcaaaagGCACtggaacatgcatgagagcaccagcagttccgggaagactgtgtgatcacgctctccgcaggcGATGTGAGTGAGTAAGACCTTTgaacaggtaaacattcacaaggccgcagggccagacggattaccaggacgtgtgctgcgagcatgcgctgaccaactggcaagtgtcttcactgacattttcaacctttccctgtctgagtctgtaataccaacatgttttaagcagaccaccatagtgcctgtgccaaagaacactaaggtaacctgcctaaatgtctaccgacccgtagcactcacgtctgtagccatgaagtgctttgaaaggctggtcatggctcacatcaacaccattatcccagaaaccctagacccactccaatttgcataccgccccaacagatccacagatgatgcaatctctattgcactccacactgccctttcccacctggacaaaaggaacacctatgtgagaatgctattcattgactacagctcagcgttcaacaccatagtgccctcaaagctcatcaataagctaaggaccctgggactaaacacctccctctgcaactggatcctggacttcctgacgggccgcttcCAGGTGTtacgggtaggtaacaacacatctgccacgctgatgctcaacactgaggcccctcaggggtgcatgctcagtcccctcctttactccatgttcactcatgactgcacggccaggcacaactccaacaccatcattacatttgcagatgacaacagtggttggcctgatcaccgacaagacaggctatagggaggtcagagacctggccgtgtggtgccaggacaacaacctctccctcaacgtgatcaagacaaaggagatgattgtggactacaggaaaaagaggaccaagcacgcccacATTATcaaacggggctgcagtggagcaggttgagagctttaagttgcttggtgtccacatcaccaacaaactaaacatggtccaaccacaccaagacagtcgtgaagagggcacgacaaaacctattcccccttaggagactgaaaagatttggcatgggtcctcagatcctcaaaaggttctacagctgcaccatcgagagcatcctgactggttgcatcactgcctggtatgacaactgctctgcctctgaccgcaaggcactacagagggtagtgcgaacaacccagta
Coding sequences:
- the acat1 gene encoding acetyl-CoA acetyltransferase, mitochondrial; this translates as MSSSGLLTMRSQLCKRLAHKYLSRTYSTRPSLNEVVIVSAVRTPMGSFRGSLATIPATKLGSIAIKGAIEKAGIPVEEVKEVYMGNVLQAGEGQAPTRQALLGAGLSLSTPATTINKVCASGMKSIMLAAQSLMCGHQDVMVAGGMESMSNVPYVMTRDTPSYGGVRMEDLIVKDGLTDVYNKFHMGNCAENTAKNSQISREEQDDYAISSYSRSKAAYESGVLAKEIVPVSIPQRGKPDVVVSEDEEWRRVDFSKVPKLRAVFQKENGTVTAANASTLNDGAAALVLMTVDAAKRLGVTPLARIVSFADAATAPIDFPIAPAFAIPKVLAAAGLKKEDIAMWEINEAFSVVVLANVKMLDIDPSKVNVNGGAVSLGHPIGMSGARIVGHMVHALKSGQYGLAGICNGGGGASSIIIQKL